In Lycium ferocissimum isolate CSIRO_LF1 chromosome 3, AGI_CSIRO_Lferr_CH_V1, whole genome shotgun sequence, the genomic window TGTCTAAGCTTCTGATTAGATATTTGACAGTTGAAGGACAAGCACAATTGACAATTCTGGATAGAAACCAGGCAGTATGCACATTACTACTAACATAAAGGAAAGTAACTTTGTTTACCAAAATAAAACATCAATGAcataaaataatgaattaatagGATCACTTCAATAATAGAAAATCAAGTTCAATGTGTTATTTTAAAGCAAATAatgttttttttgaaattgttagCTTAATTAAAAGATTCTTCTTTTAGTTACTTTCCAATATTTAGATCCATGTCATAAAATAAGTGGTACAATGGACACAAGGGAATATTTGAGTACTATAAAGTCCAAAACATCGATGTAATTAACTATAGTTGTGATATGTTTACCTCAGAATTTTCagggaaaaataataatattgagAAAGATTCATCTTCTCCATAATGATCATTGATCCATAACAGAGATGGACACTCCTTGAGTCTTGTAGGACCAAAAAGTTTACCACCAAAATCGGGAAAACCAATTATTTTATTAACAAAATTAAACACatcaaaaaccaaaaagaaaatcagTTGCTATTCCAGCTGAATTTTGTGTTATGAGCAAATTTTGCATATGATAGTGCGCTTTGCGAAAGTATGTTAGATTTCAGAGAAAAGCTAGGGCGTTGCTTTCTTTGTGTTGCTGTACAGTTTGAGATAAGCATTACAAATGGGTATTATTATTGTGGGCCCCGGCCATAAGCCATTCCACATGTCAAGTTAATTGGCAGCCTTAGTACCAATAAGTATTAACTATAACAATGTATAGAGTTGAATAAAAATCAgtaagaaaagagagatagccAAAAATGCTCTCGGCGCACGTTTAACTAGGGTCTGCTAACAGGCCACGCAACCATGGCAACTCGGAACAAGCAACGTCAAGCGCCGCCTGCAACACAGAAGGTGGCAGGGAAACCTAATCGTGGTGGTCACGCCGGCAACTGGAGTACCTCAGCCCTTAGGAAAAATGAATCTCTCTAATTGGATCCCAGGACCGAGTACTTTAGGAACCAACACCACTACGCCGCCATTAGAGGATGAAACCACAACGGTTGCTATGACACACACAGTTATATCATCGGTGGAGATTCTGAGCCCCATGATTGCTACAGACTCTGCTAGTGTCGAGACTATACATGCGGAGTAAGTAGAAACATCACACAGAACCATCACTGTCTGTAAGCTCGATTTCCCACCGGAAAAACACCAAGCTCATCCCATTCTAGCAAAAATCCTCAGAGGAAATCGTTCACAGCACCGAGGTATCAAACTAAACTTCTACCCCCCGGTGATTAAGGATGGGCTGAAAATATTTAGGTTGAACCATTGAGCGGTGAAGGAACAATGTCAGAAATGGCAAAATGCTTTGATTGGGTACGTGCTTGGGGGAAACCCTAAATTTAAGGAGATGTTTAAGTtcgtatatggggtatggaagGACGTAGCTACCCCTACTGTATACCTACATGATGAGGGGTATTATATCTTCAAATTTGAGGATAGTGATTATAAAGACCAGATCTTGCAGAATGGGCCATATACTTTCAATAATCGCCCGATGGTTTTGAAGAACTGGGAACTTGATTTTCAGATTGGAAAGGAATCTATAAGAGTGATACTTATATGGGTTCTTTTCCCATGACTCCCTATTCAATATTGGTCAGGTGAAAATTTGGGAAGAATTGCAAGCTTTCTAGGTCGGCCATTATGCACTGATAAACTAACTGCACATGAGGAAAGAGTGTCCTATGCTAGGAAGCTCATAGAGATGGATGTTACTCAACCTCTACCGGAAATTTTACTCTTTGAAAAGGCAGATGGCAGTGTCAAAAAGCAAGAGATTGAATACGAATGGCAACAAAAATTTTATCAAGAATGTAATCAATTTGGTCATTTGATTGGAGAGTGCAAAAAGGAGAATCCTCCAGAGCCACAGAAACAACACAAAAAGCCAAGGAAAAGGAGGAAGAAACCCAACCCACAGTGGCTAGAAAAGCCTGATACAGAGGTAGGGGAGATGACAAAAGTAGTTTGCACAGAAGCACCTAATAACGCTGAGATCAGTACACAGGTTGTAGCTGAAAATGCAGAGACTAGGGAAGTATGCAACAACTTAAGCACTGAACAACAAATGTCCAGAAATTTTGAAGTAACCAAAGCAACAAACCCTGCTGCAAGTGATGCCCCTCTGTTAAGTGAAACTACAAATGATAGAGGAAAAAAGCACATGCATCAGGAGGAGATGATCCTTACCCTAGAGATATTTCCAGCATTACCTGTAAATGGCCCTTTGAGAATCAAGGAGGGTAAAGTGAAGAAGACACACAGAGGGATGCCGAATGAACCTACTCTAGCAGGGAAAGAAGATGCATCATGATCATAAGTTCCTGGAACATCAGAGGGCTTAACAGCCTGTTTAAACAAAAGGAACTTAAAGCATTTATGCTAAAGAATAAAGTGAGCCTTTTGGCTtgcatataaataaaaataaaagagaataaaGCGGATAAAATCCAGAATAAAACTATACTTATGCTCCAAACGGAAGGATTTGGGTGGGATGGAAGCCAGGACATACTGATGTAACAGTCTTGCAGGCAACTGAACAATTTATCTATTGCTATGTTGTGGATAAGGACTCAATGTTTGCTTGTAAGATCACTTTTGTTTATGGCCTGAATACAGTTGCTGAGAGGAGAAGCCTTTGGGACAGTTTTCTAGGTTTAAATTTTGGCCTAGGTGCTTGGCTCATCTTAGGAGGCTTTAACACTCTGTTATCTCCAGAGGACAGATTGCATGGTGCGCCAGTACATATTACTGAAATAGCTGACTTCCAAGATTGTATAGATGACTTGGGCCTGGGGAAACTCACTAGAAGGGGCTGTCAATATTCTTGGTGCAACAAATGGGACCCCCTAGACAGGATTTATAGCCATATTGATTGGGTCCTAGGAAATGCTGATTAGTTCCAACTGTATGAAGGAGTGGAGGCTGATTTTATGAACCCAGCTTGTTCAAATCATTCCCCAATTCAGTTGAATACAGTGATCCCCTTCCAAAATACTAGCAAGCCCTACAAACTACTAACTGTTttattggaacaagaaaactatAACCAAGTGGTGAATAGTAGTTAGGGGCATAATATAGCAGGTTACCCAATGTTTGTCATCTGAAGAAAGCTGCAGTTGATCCAGATGCAAATGAGAACCATGACCAGAAAATTCTCTAGTCTTGAGTTGAAGTTAAATAATTTGATGGACACTTTGAATGGGATACAAGACAACCTCGATACTGATTTTTTCAATACTCAGTTGATTGATCAGGAAAGAGAAACTATCAATGAGGAGCTGTGCATGAAATGGTGCTCAGACAAAAGTCTAGAGCAGTATGGATAGCAGCATGGGATCAGAAATCAAGGTATTTTCATGCCCATCTGAAGGCTAGGAAGTCCAGAAATAGGGTGGTAAGCATTTACAATACACAGAGTGTGAAGCTGGTGGACCCCTCACTAATACAACGAGAGTTCTTGGACTTTTTCAAGCAACTACTGGGTGAAACAAGTTCAGAACTGCCTTGCATTGATGTCACAATTGCTAGGGATGGTCCATGCCTAATTTAGCCCAACAACAAAAATTGATACAGCCTGTAGACAGGACGGACATTATGCAAGCCATAAAAGAGATGCCAAATGATAAAGCCCCGGGCATTGATGGATACCCTGTTGAGTTCTATAAAGAGTTTTGGGCACTAATTGGGGAAGATGTTATCACAGCTACAACTCAGTTCTTTGAGACTGGTAAGCTACTGAAAATGATCAACCACACAACTATTACATTGGTTCCAAAAGtgccaaatcaaacctatgtaAAAGACTTTCGGCCAATTGCCTGTTGCACAACTCTGTATAAACTTATTGCAAAGGTCCTAACAAACAGGCTTAAAACAGTTGTGGATATGCAAGTGGGCCACTCTCAGTCTGCATTTATTGAAGGAAGGAATATTCTTGAcaatgttgttattgctcatgaATTCTTCAGAAGCTATTCTCAGAAGAATTTAACCCCTAGATGCACTATAAAAGTGGACATCGGAAAAGCTTATGATTTAGTTAAGTGGAGTTTTCTACAAATGATTCTGCTAGAATTTGGATTACCTCCTAAACTGGTGCAAATGATCATGACCTATGTCACTACTGTGAGATATTCTTTATTGCTTAATGGAGGTTTGACACCTATTTTCCAAGCTAAGAGGGGCTTAAGGCAAGGAGATCCCATGTCTTCTTACTTATTTGTCTTAGCTATGGAATACCTCAACAGGTCTTTGAAGCAACTAGATAAGGATGCCTAGTTCAAATATCACCCTAGGCGTACTAAGTTGAAGGTAGTACGCATATGCTTTGTAGATGATTTACTTACGTGTTGCAAAGCGGATAGCACCTCCCTACAGCTTCTGATGACAGCCTTCAATCATTTCTCAGATGTTTCGGGGCTCAAAGCAAATGTTGATAAAATCTCTCTATATGTTGTTGGGGTGTCTAATGAATTGAGAACTGGACCTTTGACAGCTATGCAATTCCAATTAGGGGAACTACCATTTAAATATCTGGGTGTGCCCCTATCCTCCCGGAAACTCAACATCAGCCAGTGCCTACCATTGGTGGATAAAATCATTGCTAGAGTTAAATGTTGCACATCCAAATTCCTATCTTATGGAGGCAGGTTACAGCTTATTAAAAGTGTTCTGTTTGAAATGCAAACATACTGGGCCCAAGTATTCTTACTCCCAAAGAAGATACTCTACTTGATCACCAGTGTTTGCCGGAATTTCTTAAGGATAGGATCCAATGAGTACTCCAAGAAATCCCTTGTAGCGTGGGACACAATGTGTCATCCGAGATCAGCAGGTGGCTTAAACATTATCGACTTCTCCTTATGGAATAGAGCTGCCATCTTTAAACTACTTTGGGCAGTGGCAAAAGAAAAACAGCAACTACAGATGAAATGGGGGCACGCTTTCTATATAAAAGGCAAAGATTTATCTCAAATGCCTTCCCCAAAGCAGGAAAGTTGGGTAGTGAAAAAGGTTTTTGATGCTAGGAAATGGTGGAACACAAATCTCAACTAGAGAGGGGCTATGAACCAGTTCGTCACAAATGGCAAGTATAGTATTAAAAAGACATACGGTCACTTCTTGCCTCAATACCCAAAGGTGACTTGGAGAAAGCTCATTCTGATAAAGGGGCTGATACCGCGACATCAATTCATCCTATGGCTGGCATTGCATAACAAGCTCTCTACGGTAGACAGATTAACGAAATGGGGTATCCAGGTCTCAACAGATTGTGTAATGTGCTCATCTAGCCTGGAGGAAACTCAATCACATCTCTTCTTTAACTGCCCATATTCTAAATTCATATGGAGTGCACTCTTGATGTGGATGGGTTATGCTAGAAATATTGGCAGCTGGACTGAAGAAGTAAGGTGGCTATCTTCTATGATCAGACAGAAAAAGGTTAAAACTTTCGTGTTGGGTTTTCTATTCACTGCTACTGTTTATAATGTCTGGAGCGAGAGGAATAATAGGAGGTTTAACCAGCTGACAAGAAGACCACAGAAGATAGTAAGGGAAATTGTCTTGCAACTGCATATTGTGGGGCAAAATGATAGCAAATGGACTAGCATCCTAGGGGGGCTCAATAGTTTTCCATGTTAGGAACCAGAGGAAATGCTGCTAAAGGAAGTGACGGGAAGCTAATACCTTTCCTAGGAAGTGTTTGGACTCCAGTCACTGCAAGCATGTGTATACTCTTCTGGTTCCCTAGTGCTATACTCTAATAGGTTTTTAATTTACTTGAGAGCTAGCTCCATAGTCCAACTGAGCTAGCATGTACTGATTGAAGCATTTtggttgaatgaaaattttctgttttgaccaaaaaaaaaaaaaatcggtaaCTTAAGCAGCTTAAGCAGGCATGTTGACCTTAAGCTGCTCAAGTTAGTGGCTTCTATATTAGTAAGTAATAATATGCTCTTTTCGTACCaaattagttgtcatgtttcaattttcgagagtcaaattatatgaattttgaccaacattttaaaatgtagTTTTTCATTAAATTAATATGGAAAAATTGCACCTCATATTACTTTTCATACAGCTTTTGAATAGctaaattttaattataaaatattgagttgatctaaTCTAATTTATATTCGAAAAGTAGACAAATTAACTCGTGAAAAGCATGTAACTAATCTGAGACGGGGGAGTAATACatgggaaaaaaagaagacataGAGAGAGAATTATTGAGATTTTATTCTCAAGAATATGCCAATTTATCTGGAAAGAAATGTCATTATACAGGGGATTTAACTTTGAGATACATTGATTCTACCCTAATAGTAAGTTGTTACAATCGCTTAATAAGACTACATTGACATTGTACAAAATCTTTATACTATTAATATCTTACGTTAGGTCTAAGGTTACGTTTATTCTTTTATTATGATATTANNNNNNNNNNNNNNNNNNNNNNNNNNNNNNNNNNNNNNNNNNNNNNNNNNNNNNNNNNNNNNNNNNNNNNNNNNNNNNNNNNNNNNNNNNNNNNNNNNNNgctatattttggtatatgtcttttgctatgtatattacgTACATGTGTATTTGTTCGGGCATACGGCGGGGCCtagtcatatgttcgtatgttataaTCCGTTTGTAGGCCTTGAGTCATATTtatgggtcatgggtccggtttgttcgtatgtgaCTCTGTTTTGcgcccttaagcggccccgcatgttactatggcctatatggcccacatgtttgtatgtatgcgTATGTacggcgatgtgcattccgccagctttgattttgatatgatgagtttgcacgggcgaccgcttagggtaGCATTCGTTTCAGTGTTTGTGTGATGTCCGCTATTTGCTATtggtacgaataatgtctgttgagtctggatacgtcctaatatgacaatttggttcgtaagtttgcttaggtgcctaagtagggcaccagtcacggcccacggggctgggtcgtgacacttactcatggtttcgagggctatcatcgagtgatcatgttaatcgatttactccatacactctccaaatgtcatatatatatgttcttatgctcagataacataatcttcatccattatccttgtgtaactctgctctctcccctgagctcatactaagctgtccacagtcttggtaacgcgaaattttccaatgtgtaacatccttccccccttagaaacattcgtcctcgaatgttaaactagtcttacagggtcttataggcacttcgggggaattccttttatagctaccacaTTCAGTTTATTTATTAACCAACATAACCActctaggaatttagattacctgtaggcataggaaataagttgggatacttattcttcatctcctctttgGCTTCGTGTCATCTCCtcgttattgttccgccacaataccttaacggaaatCACGTTTTTAATACGCAACTTTCTCCTTTCGACGATCCGGTATGGCTATAGgttgctcctcgtaggataactcttcatgggtgacactttcagaaatatcCAATCGCCAATCTAGAACTCTAAGTGTTGTTGTCGATCACGCACATGTTTTACGTTGACTCGAGAAATTTGCTAATAGCTTCGTTAAACCAAAATTTCCCGTACTAAACCTTgcctttccttcaaagcctcggaagcttaatcctTTAGTTCACTGGTCCTCCAATCCTCCTATGACCCGCGATGCG contains:
- the LOC132048888 gene encoding uncharacterized protein LOC132048888 translates to MTAFNHFSDVSGLKANVDKISLYVVGVSNELRTGPLTAMQFQLGELPFKYLGVPLSSRKLNISQCLPLVDKIIARVKCCTSKFLSYGGRLQLIKSVLFEMQTYWAQVFLLPKKILYLITSVCRNFLRIGSNEYSKKSLVAWDTMCHPRSAGGLNIIDFSLWNRAAIFKLLWAVAKEKQQLQMKWGHAFYIKGKDLSQMPSPKQESWVVKKVFDARKWWNTNLN